From a region of the Caldilineales bacterium genome:
- a CDS encoding extracellular solute-binding protein: MKRIWFIIALLALVALAACAGPAATPAPAATTAPAAEPTAAPEPQTLVTWYQYDQGNEDPKSDERVGNEWLRKAMPQFNKDFEGKWVWENNFHVWDKMTSDVIAAVQAKGDVSDLVQDGTSKIIDYYKNGTMQDLSAWAKAQSWWSNMDPSAIAACTDPDGKLLCIPMVMRPQLVYVWKDRFPNGFPKTPEQFLAEGERLKGEGLYAMTYFGSTDFDGEGLTRGVFTTLASFGGHLDDGQGNMVLNTPENVAAVAWLREMVQNGYVPEIAFAGGFQEEEAFKDASAGTFPTGLFGYRYVNPLTAPSGKKYEKKNEQDMLDAIAAGDVYLSSFVAPEGKTPSCDIAADALWIPVGAKHIEGAYEHINWLMTSAQNPDYVLGPGAGFPTLISERSTERYQTPFYQQAGEVVKASACRPWLGSLTNQGLAKKVVTGAVYKLVKQDPTADIAAELTKAQDEYNSQK; the protein is encoded by the coding sequence ATGAAGCGCATTTGGTTCATCATCGCATTGTTGGCCCTGGTGGCCCTGGCAGCCTGCGCCGGCCCTGCCGCCACCCCGGCCCCGGCCGCCACCACCGCCCCCGCCGCAGAACCGACGGCCGCGCCGGAACCACAGACTCTCGTCACCTGGTACCAGTACGACCAGGGCAACGAGGACCCCAAGAGCGACGAGCGCGTGGGTAACGAATGGCTGCGCAAGGCCATGCCGCAGTTCAACAAAGATTTCGAGGGGAAGTGGGTGTGGGAAAACAACTTCCACGTCTGGGACAAGATGACCTCTGACGTCATCGCCGCCGTGCAGGCCAAGGGCGATGTGTCCGACCTGGTTCAGGACGGCACTTCGAAGATCATCGATTACTACAAGAACGGCACCATGCAGGATCTCTCGGCCTGGGCCAAAGCGCAGTCGTGGTGGTCCAACATGGACCCCAGCGCCATCGCCGCCTGCACCGACCCCGACGGCAAGCTGCTCTGCATCCCCATGGTCATGCGGCCCCAGCTCGTCTATGTCTGGAAGGATCGCTTCCCCAATGGCTTCCCCAAGACGCCGGAACAGTTCCTGGCCGAAGGCGAGCGTCTGAAGGGTGAGGGCCTGTATGCCATGACCTACTTCGGCTCGACCGATTTCGATGGCGAAGGCCTGACCCGCGGCGTCTTCACCACCCTGGCCTCGTTTGGCGGTCATCTCGACGACGGACAGGGCAACATGGTGCTCAACACACCCGAAAACGTGGCGGCTGTGGCCTGGCTGCGCGAGATGGTGCAAAACGGCTATGTGCCCGAGATCGCCTTTGCCGGCGGCTTCCAGGAGGAAGAAGCCTTCAAGGACGCCTCGGCAGGCACCTTCCCCACCGGTCTGTTCGGCTACCGCTACGTCAACCCGCTCACGGCCCCCAGCGGCAAAAAGTACGAGAAGAAGAACGAGCAGGACATGTTGGACGCCATCGCCGCCGGCGATGTTTATCTCTCGTCCTTCGTTGCGCCTGAAGGCAAGACGCCCAGCTGTGACATCGCCGCCGACGCGCTCTGGATCCCGGTTGGGGCCAAGCACATCGAAGGCGCCTACGAACACATCAACTGGCTGATGACATCCGCTCAGAACCCCGACTACGTCCTCGGCCCCGGCGCCGGCTTCCCCACGCTCATCTCCGAGCGCAGCACCGAACGCTACCAGACGCCGTTCTACCAGCAAGCGGGCGAGGTCGTCAAGGCCAGCGCCTGCCGGCCCTGGCTGGGTTCGCTCACGAACCAGGGCCTGGCCAAGAAGGTCGTCACGGGCGCCGTCTACAAGCTGGTCAAGCAGGACCCGACGGCCGACATCGCCGCCGAACTGACCAAAGCCCAGGACGAGTACAACAGCCAGAAATAG
- a CDS encoding dihydropteroate synthase, with translation MLINDQLRVYDQDPAVIAALERGDPAPFVAMAEAGAAAGCAAVDLLLDHPGLDERQTLPLVFRAVDQVLGCPILLDTRQVEAIETALDGYDGKAMLNSIVYERPLLEALLPVVQKHRLAVVAMLVDDVRIPETWQELGIGNAGFGMPDQTRLDLLYLAIAASWGLDAALVDYRTEHLALYSHGIDFLTGRDGFGQGYLEFVRRSAGLRARRRRYEPICRRPSQPDTRLPKSRE, from the coding sequence ATGTTGATCAACGACCAGTTGCGCGTCTACGACCAGGACCCGGCCGTGATCGCCGCCCTGGAGCGAGGCGACCCGGCGCCCTTCGTGGCGATGGCAGAGGCTGGGGCCGCCGCCGGCTGCGCGGCCGTCGATCTCCTGCTCGATCACCCCGGCCTGGACGAGCGCCAGACCCTGCCGCTGGTCTTCCGGGCTGTGGACCAGGTCCTGGGCTGCCCCATTCTGCTGGACACACGCCAGGTCGAGGCCATCGAGACCGCTCTCGACGGCTACGACGGCAAGGCCATGCTCAATTCTATCGTCTACGAGCGCCCGCTCCTGGAGGCGCTGTTGCCGGTCGTGCAGAAGCACAGGCTGGCCGTGGTGGCCATGCTGGTGGACGATGTGCGCATCCCCGAAACTTGGCAAGAGCTGGGGATCGGCAACGCCGGCTTCGGCATGCCCGACCAGACCCGGCTCGACCTGCTCTATCTGGCCATCGCCGCCTCGTGGGGGCTGGACGCCGCCCTGGTCGATTATCGCACCGAGCATCTGGCCCTCTACAGCCACGGCATCGACTTTCTGACCGGGCGGGATGGCTTCGGCCAGGGCTATCTCGAGTTCGTGCGCCGTTCGGCCGGCCTACGCGCACGCAGGCGCAGGTATGAACCAATTTGCCGACGCCCCAGCCAGCCCGACACGCGTTTGCCGAAATCACGGGAATAG
- a CDS encoding immune inhibitor A, translated as MNHRHHHSRLWAGLSLLVILALLIAAIPVFAAPTSGGDEIVQVQKTAGVTPKQFAPKDQPDPVAYRQRRANEKAILRGDSAGAQTLSGEGKLLVLLLDFAGTDVVTWDPGDQWDPYGKAEEVEFENFGDCSSIITQTMTFTYTPTLHGEVLAPDTADHAYKGEEPTRSFGLYAPDTSQQHFEDLIFGDGVSFSYQALNGEQVNIDVDESLRTYYEKLSRNQYTISGDVIGWIPLPHSLAWYGADLCPGALSQTVQNAGGADGWYGYNPDVETHPRTDYGTPATAIMDAVDWINTTMPDFDWSNYDGNGDGVVDTIVVVTAGIDEANRGSEIDEMAIWPHSSGVDYCADPGPDDQCDTDDDIRTGAYIFQGETTGAATFTHEFGHRLGADDLYSYGYGETSAGIWSNMSDDRGHGTPWDSGSVGMDPWHMLGWGWLNPLIVDYDDPALEVMLTQAADRADGMHDSLVVRLPDQSWAVEEPHSGEGMWFGNRDDLMNNLLYHPIDLTGVPAGATGLELTYWTKYDIEEGWDFGFTQVSTDQGATWTSLANANTTSDHDPAAIGYVVANLPGLTGHIDDWTQQAFGLSAYAGQQIWLGFRYATDWATLGVGWWVDDIAVKDGNNTIFSDDVESGMDDWVADPDEDGWYISNGVFEYPHYYIFEWRNDAGIDHNLAVGRCDVESWGLVGWYINDQKYTANEIYDYVSDVPSFGPKGKALVIDSHPDPLRDASSTVAHNPRGNTAYRCYGMRDAAFGLDELPAFYVTQPPTNPTRWGNPAFEYPAQPAVSAFHDSMGYYPGLEYTNIRPTDDPRGPRNFWVAKERDASVVIPARETYGVAPSNYDGSGFLQWMPEENSYFGFWTAEPGTGNPGDTWAQYGVHLQVVDKADDGSWGKVKFWNASYDYDGAVTETPSKTPLMYGDTVDVHVNATNIGSRVDSTVVVLLDPYVDFVSAYGGAYPLTMGALSQLAASNHLDLNLATAAASAEVDDVVAVAWHKNPVMVGDVIDFGFIARVNSYDGYVHHDAVFYDEAFADVTITGDTLEIYDDGLRTVELPLMYDGWVNGGAGGANYNDYAALIARATGLDNVLLTFDRSALPEGAEVHHASLSLMYRGQSGAVGKSLTAWNVNAYDPMTVTYDTAPLAYNPGAPVAVPGAAGSVSFDVASQVMAWDAAGAADADGMGQLAVSASGPLGRVIFDSLESYQASPATLEVTYLP; from the coding sequence ATGAATCACAGACACCATCATTCGCGTTTGTGGGCTGGTCTCAGCCTTCTGGTCATCCTCGCCCTGCTCATAGCGGCCATCCCCGTCTTTGCCGCACCCACCTCCGGCGGCGATGAGATCGTCCAGGTGCAGAAAACGGCGGGCGTCACCCCCAAGCAGTTTGCGCCCAAAGACCAACCCGATCCTGTTGCCTATCGCCAGCGCCGGGCCAACGAGAAAGCCATTCTGCGCGGCGATTCTGCCGGCGCCCAAACTCTCAGCGGCGAAGGCAAATTACTCGTCCTCTTGCTCGACTTCGCTGGCACCGACGTCGTCACCTGGGACCCCGGCGACCAATGGGATCCTTATGGAAAAGCTGAGGAAGTTGAATTCGAGAACTTCGGCGACTGCTCCAGCATCATCACGCAGACGATGACCTTTACCTACACGCCCACGCTGCACGGCGAGGTGCTGGCGCCCGACACCGCCGACCATGCCTACAAGGGCGAGGAGCCAACCCGTTCCTTCGGCCTCTACGCGCCGGACACAAGCCAACAGCACTTCGAAGACCTGATCTTTGGCGACGGCGTCTCCTTCAGCTATCAGGCTTTGAACGGCGAACAGGTCAACATCGATGTCGATGAATCGCTGCGCACCTACTACGAAAAACTTTCGCGCAACCAGTACACCATCAGCGGCGACGTCATCGGTTGGATCCCTCTGCCTCACTCCTTGGCCTGGTATGGCGCCGACCTCTGTCCTGGCGCCCTGTCGCAAACGGTGCAAAATGCTGGCGGCGCCGATGGCTGGTATGGCTACAACCCGGACGTCGAAACGCATCCACGCACGGACTACGGCACGCCAGCAACTGCCATCATGGATGCCGTGGACTGGATCAACACCACCATGCCCGATTTCGACTGGAGCAACTATGATGGCAACGGCGACGGCGTCGTTGACACCATCGTTGTCGTCACTGCTGGCATCGACGAAGCCAACCGCGGCAGCGAGATCGACGAGATGGCTATCTGGCCGCACAGTTCGGGCGTGGACTACTGCGCCGACCCCGGCCCTGACGACCAATGCGACACCGACGACGACATCCGCACCGGGGCCTACATTTTCCAAGGCGAAACCACCGGCGCCGCCACCTTTACGCATGAGTTCGGACACCGCCTGGGCGCCGACGATCTCTACTCCTACGGCTACGGTGAAACGTCGGCCGGCATCTGGTCCAACATGTCCGATGACCGTGGGCACGGTACACCCTGGGACAGCGGCTCGGTGGGGATGGACCCCTGGCACATGCTGGGTTGGGGCTGGCTGAACCCGCTCATCGTCGATTACGATGACCCGGCGCTTGAGGTCATGCTGACGCAGGCCGCCGACCGCGCCGACGGCATGCACGATTCACTCGTCGTCAGGTTGCCCGACCAATCCTGGGCGGTGGAAGAACCCCACAGCGGCGAGGGCATGTGGTTCGGCAATCGTGACGACCTCATGAACAACCTGCTCTACCACCCGATCGACCTGACTGGCGTCCCCGCCGGCGCCACCGGTCTGGAATTGACCTACTGGACCAAGTACGATATCGAGGAAGGCTGGGACTTCGGCTTCACGCAGGTCTCGACCGACCAGGGCGCCACCTGGACCAGTCTGGCCAACGCCAACACCACCAGCGACCATGACCCCGCCGCCATCGGCTACGTGGTAGCCAATCTGCCCGGTCTTACCGGCCACATCGACGACTGGACCCAGCAGGCCTTCGGCCTCAGCGCCTACGCCGGGCAACAGATCTGGCTGGGCTTCCGCTACGCCACTGACTGGGCCACCCTGGGCGTGGGCTGGTGGGTCGATGACATCGCTGTGAAAGACGGCAACAACACCATTTTCAGTGACGATGTCGAAAGCGGCATGGACGACTGGGTGGCCGATCCTGACGAGGATGGTTGGTACATTTCCAACGGCGTCTTCGAGTACCCGCATTACTACATCTTCGAGTGGCGCAACGATGCCGGCATCGACCACAACCTTGCCGTAGGCCGCTGCGATGTAGAGAGCTGGGGTCTGGTCGGTTGGTACATCAACGACCAGAAGTACACCGCCAACGAGATCTACGACTATGTCTCGGACGTACCCAGCTTTGGCCCTAAGGGCAAGGCGCTGGTCATCGACTCGCACCCCGACCCGCTGCGTGATGCTTCATCGACGGTTGCGCACAACCCCAGGGGCAATACCGCCTATCGCTGCTATGGCATGCGCGACGCCGCCTTTGGCCTGGACGAACTGCCCGCCTTCTACGTCACCCAACCGCCCACCAACCCCACCCGCTGGGGCAATCCGGCCTTCGAGTACCCCGCCCAACCCGCGGTCAGCGCCTTCCACGATAGCATGGGCTACTACCCCGGCCTGGAATACACCAACATCCGCCCCACCGACGACCCCCGCGGCCCGCGCAATTTCTGGGTAGCGAAAGAGCGCGACGCCAGCGTCGTTATCCCAGCTAGGGAAACCTACGGCGTCGCCCCGTCCAACTACGACGGCTCTGGCTTCCTGCAATGGATGCCCGAAGAAAATTCCTACTTCGGCTTCTGGACGGCCGAACCCGGCACCGGCAACCCTGGCGACACCTGGGCGCAATACGGCGTGCATTTGCAGGTGGTGGACAAGGCTGACGATGGCAGTTGGGGCAAGGTGAAGTTCTGGAATGCCTCTTATGACTATGACGGCGCCGTCACAGAAACGCCCAGCAAGACGCCCCTGATGTACGGCGACACCGTCGATGTCCATGTCAACGCCACCAATATCGGCTCGCGGGTCGATTCGACCGTGGTTGTGCTGCTCGATCCCTATGTCGACTTCGTCAGCGCCTATGGCGGCGCCTACCCACTCACCATGGGGGCATTGTCCCAGCTGGCCGCCTCCAACCACCTCGACCTTAACCTGGCGACGGCTGCAGCGTCGGCCGAAGTCGATGACGTCGTGGCAGTGGCATGGCACAAGAACCCGGTCATGGTCGGTGATGTGATCGACTTCGGCTTCATCGCCAGAGTCAATAGCTACGATGGCTATGTACATCATGATGCCGTCTTCTACGACGAAGCCTTTGCCGATGTAACGATCACAGGCGACACCCTGGAGATCTACGACGACGGCTTGCGCACGGTGGAACTGCCCTTGATGTACGACGGCTGGGTGAACGGCGGCGCTGGCGGCGCCAACTACAACGACTACGCCGCCCTCATCGCCCGCGCCACGGGTCTGGACAACGTGCTGCTGACCTTCGACCGCTCGGCCCTGCCCGAAGGCGCCGAAGTGCACCATGCCAGCCTGTCGCTGATGTACCGCGGTCAGTCGGGCGCGGTCGGCAAGTCGCTCACGGCCTGGAACGTCAACGCCTACGACCCCATGACCGTGACCTACGACACCGCCCCGTTGGCCTACAACCCCGGCGCGCCTGTGGCTGTGCCCGGCGCCGCTGGCTCGGTCAGCTTCGATGTCGCTTCGCAGGTGATGGCCTGGGATGCGGCTGGCGCAGCTGACGCCGATGGCATGGGGCAGTTGGCCGTCTCGGCCTCTGGCCCGCTCGGTCGCGTCATCTTCGACAGCCTGGAAAGCTACCAGGCCAGCCCGGCCACCCTCGAAGTCACCTACCTGCCGTAA